The window AAAGTGCCAATTTAGTGCAGATTGGAAGTAGGAGTGTTGCGATGGCGGATTGGCCGCCATCTTCTAGTTGTTTGATAATGCAGAGTGTAGGTTGAACATGGTGTCGCCACTTTGGGCTCGGAAGCGAAGAAGACCTTGGTCTTGGGGTCCTTGACGGGAGGTCGAGATTGATTGTGCAGACAATCGGGGCGAATGTGGGCATGGTGGAAAGGGTGGCATAGGGTTTTGTAGCGGCAAATATGGTCATGACGTGTGAGTGGACTGAGGATAGAGAGTGACAATCGTTAGAGATGAAAAAGAGACGAAGAGATCTATTTTGAAAACTTGTCAAATGGGTGAGTTGGGTCCTGTTGGATTGGGTTTGGGTCAGGTCATAAATGGTCAAACCCAAATCTACCCATTTAATTAGTCGATGGCCCGTTTATTATAGTGCAAAAGTCTTGACCCCTATCCAACTCAACCCATTCATAACCCATACCCGActtatttaactaaatttaagaAGGCTTATTTCttgtaatatattttttaaatggtatTGCTATACAAATTTAGCTggcaatttttataaattttaaaacataaaccttcattttttcttggaaaaccaaaagtatttttttgaaaattacaatatttttgttttacctgcgaaaataaattagaaaatatctttTGCCATTTGgcatgaaaaatatgattaaatttccTCCATGactcatttttaatatttttatttttaaaaaatataatttataaatttttttatttttataaaaatcaaaattttaattattaattatttttatttttaaatataatttttaattaattatttttatttttcttcttcttcgccggtTGCGACCATAGCGAGCTCGGGCTTGCTAGATGTCGATGAGCTTCTCAAGTTTCGCTAAATTGGCGAGGCTCAAACCTTGCTAGAGGTTGGCGAGCTTGAGTGTCGCCAAATTAGCGAGATTTAAGCCTCGCCAATCGTTGGGGAGGCCGAGGCCTGCCAAATATGGGGAACTTGGCTTTGCCCGATGTCGGTGAGCTAGAGCTCCGGTCTCACTAGTCATTGATAAGCTCAAGCCTCACTTGGCGGATCGCTAGTCATCGCCGCGTCAGCCCAGGCcgaggaagatggaagaaaagaggaagaaaaggaaaaagaaagaaaagaaaagaaaaagaaaagaaaaaggaaatataaaaaaatcataattttgatatgtataaaaaaagaagaagatttttaTAAGGCTAAATAGGGAAAGAGAAAGTGTGAGCCTtaggttgaaaatgggttctaagtctaacccatttaagacccatttattctaaacttttaattttaaacccatttaagtAGTCTTTAAGTAAtcaatgggtcatatatgggtttaagacccattttaacacctctattGTTTTGTTGGGCTAAATGGATCAAATATGGGTTATAAGCAAACCCATATTTGACCTGTTTTCTAgactttctttgtcttctttatCCACTTATCGAGGGGGTTTCCTTCCTTATCTTGTCTTTCAAGATGTCAAAACCTTTTAAGGTCTTGCTTAGGAACGGAGTTATATAATATTGGGCCTCTTGAAACTAAGTTACATATTAATCTCTAGTTGGAGTAAAAAGATATCTTGCAGTGTGAAGTTCAAACTAGTTCATGATACTAGTCAAAACTCACTCTTAGGAAAGAAGCAATGAAGTACAATGATTATATTCGTTCACGGAGCATGAGTTTGGCTGGCCAAACATGTTAGATACAATTAGTCGCGTGGACTTGATTAATGACATAGTCTATAATGACCTAATTAGTATCTAATTTGTTTGCATTagttatatatatgtatttatcTTTATTGCTAATGactataaaaaaatgaatatcttCATCATATGTCCGGATTTATCTATGCTATTATTCAACAGAAgataaattcaattgatatGCCGTTTTAattaatgatagtttttaaattgaccataaaaaaGATAATAGTTATGTGAAAATCAAAATGTATTATAACTGAAGACATATCTAAAAATCTTTATCCTTCAAAGTTAGGGAGAGTAGGTGGCTTGTGATTATGGTGGAACCATAATAGCTAAACGGCTTCTAATAATTTATGGACCCGTGCATACCCCTATTAAATTTTTACCTTCACTTATATGGAATATGTCGCAACAcaccaaaatgaaaatggatCATGGCCTGTGTATACAGCCCCATCGTATAGATGGAAGCTTGAATTTATCAAccaaaatggtcaagatcttttttttttttgggtctcaTTCCTCTCTTTTATATACATGTGTGTAGTGCTCATGGGTCCAAACCTTGGAGGGTCACTCCCATTCCCTTTACCAAGGAGGCTGCATGTTTATTGGCTGCCAATATCTTTTGTTATATAGTATGATTTAAGCACTCTAAATGCTGCACGTGCTAATAATTAGCGATATcacatttattttatataaataaaaggatTGGGAGTGTTAAGCAGTGCTGGACATCCTTTGTAAGTGTTATCATAAGAGTCCCAAACTTGCTACAGAAGGTTTAGTAGATGACAAATTTTTCATTGTTGCACCACCAAGATGTTAATAGTTAAGAAGTCCCTCCACATGATAACAACCTGTTTCGCAAAAATTGCCCTCTTGACTAATGAATCTGATACACTAAGATAGGTTGATGATTTCATCTGTCCTGAAAGACATCAAATACCACCTAATTGAACACCCATTTTACTTAGAAAGTGCTTGTTAACAAACATTTAACAGTACTCGATGAGAACCCATACATAGAAAAAAACTACAATTTTAGTACAAGTTAAAGcacatccaaaaaaattaaataaaaagccTCTTTTCTAACATGTCATaataaaaaacccaaattacAAAAGCATTAATACTTCTTATGAAGTGTTTAACAGAGTCCTTTTTATTTAGTCCATTATTCATTACACTTCGAAggtaaaaaaagagaaagaaaaaggaaatagaaccATTTTCTTCTATTACATCGAACTACCAAACGATAATAAATACGGCAAGGAAGGTCTTCATAGTAAAATAGCTCCGATCATATTATTCCCTTCCTCCACTTAGAGGTTCTCGTAGATGAAGCGGAAGGCGCGGCTCCCAGTGCAACTCCGAAGCGGTTTCACCTTGGGCAGGGCAATGCCCGACCCTTCCTCCATGTCCACCGTCGCCCCCTCTTCCGGCGTCACCTGGAATCCTGAAGGATCCGTGCTAGCGTGAATGGACCACCTGCAATTCGTATTTACGTGTCAAAGTCGAGTTGAATATTCAAGTTGGGTCTGACGAGTCACCGAGTCCCGTCAGACACATACTCGTGCCAAAAGGTTGGAAGCATGATATAGCGAACGTGCGTatgcatttttctttcttggtttAAGCCTGTCAACATAGCTCTAGGCCTTGCCGAGTCCTGTTCAATTTTGTAACTCGATTAGTCAAATACGTGATTACCAAAACGCCTTAATTTCTAGTGTCACTTTGGGTTGGTCCTTTTATAAAAGAGCGAGAATCATGCAAAGTGACCCCTTACCTGCAACCCCAGCGTGGATCCTGGGCAAGACCTCACTGCCCGAATCTGAACGGAATAAACACGAAGTTCTGATCTTCAAGTCTACTTCCTCCTGCTCCTTCAAGAACCGCTCCGGCCGAAACTCATCGGGCTTCGCCCAGACCCGGGTCTCTTTTGCAACTTCCAGATGTTGACAAGCACTCGAGTGCCCTTAGGAACATGGTGGCCGCTGATGTGACAGTCCTCCCATGGCTTCTCTGATCCCCGTCAAAGGAGCTGCTGGGTATAAGCGAAGAGTCTCTTTAACGATGGCTTGAGGTATTTGAGATTGCTAATATCCGACTCTTGGACCCATTTGTCTTGCCCGACGATGGCATCGAGCTCCTGTTGGGCAGATTTGAGGAGCGGCCAGGTGGttgggaggaggaggaaagtgCCCATGTAATTGTGATGGATGTGCTCTCTGTCCCAGTTAGTATCCCAGGATCTGCAGATCagtgagtgagagagaatgAGGTGTCGTAATGGAGAGAAGTAAGCTGAAAGCATATATAGATTCAACCGAATCTTCTGGAGGATGTCCGATAAGCAGATTCAAGAACATGAGGGAATAATTGATTTGTTTAATCAGTTAACAAGATTTCACAATGTGATTCCATAATATCTAAGAAAGCTGCttgaaattgtgatccattttcagAAACTATTACTTAAccgtgaagaaagaagaatcaagaaaatggaCAAACTAGAACGGCTAGCATACAGCCTGCAAACTAGAAGAACTTCAATGGTGATGGCTGCAAAATTGAAGAATTGCTAACGAACAGAAGATTCACGTGGGAATACAAGCAAGCAGCAGCAAAAGAAATGAATATGCACAGCTCACAAGCTGGGAGAAGATTCAAGTAAGAAACCTTGAATAAACTTCAAGTGCGGCTGAAGAAGAAATTGGAACGTGGACAACAAGAAGTCAAGTTAAGGAAGGAAAGCTTTAGTCAAAGTTGAGTCCAGACAAAATTGTGTGCTACTCGGTTGTAATTCCCTATAAATCAGGCTTGGTTCATCATTTGAGCTGAGTGTGAGGGTGAATCCTCCACCGTGAGAGGTTTTAGACCTCCACGGTGACTCGGTGTGGGGGAGTGAACTTATAAACTCCATATCAAGATTCTCCTCCACCAACACCTCTATCAAGCTATTTTTGTGCATCTAATAAAACTTCCCATATCCCATGCTTTATTCTTTGAACTATCGTATTTCTATCCATATCCATCTACTAcaaaatatatcatatatttgCACGCATCACTAATCAAAACCTATAATCAATACCAAAActatgcttccgcatgtacacatcaaatttttaacaaaagtAAATTATTTTCAGTATATGAACATTCGAAAAGAAATTTCCATGAACAGTGCGGAgttgaaggcatcttccttagaCGAGGTCGAGAAAAGTTTTCAGGTTGAAAGGAGCGACTGTAGACTTTCAAATCAGGAGCGGCTGCATCTAGCAAATTTATATTTGTTCATGCAGTATGATCTCAAccttaataaaaaatgatgataatgaACGCAGAAATTTATACCCAAGCTGTGGCTTTGATTATGTTCTTACGCTCGTGGCCAAAACACCACATCGTCCTCGGGCAGGCTCTCAAGAGAGATGGTCCATGACATCGGCGTCGCCATCATCAACTCGAAACCCTTTGTTTGATCTCTTCTCCAGGTGTTGTCTCAGCCACTTCTCGAGCACGTAGTCGAGCTCCCGGCCCCGTCTCCTTCATGGACCTCACTTGCCCCTGGAAATCTAGCCACCCCAGCCACGGAATCGCATCCGAGAGCACAGAACGCCCCGAAAGACCCAAGGCCTTGTTCATCGCTGTCTTGAACCTCCACGCATCCGACCCGACCTCCTCGAATTCCTCATCCTCGTACCTGTTCCCGGATATCATCCTCAGGTTCATGTTGAACGTCATGTGCTCCAACTTCTCGCTGATTGCCACTCCGCTGCCGGGGGTCGATGCCACAGCTCCTTGGTAAGGAGCCGACCTCGGAGTTCCAGACCGGGCGCAGCGCCCAGAGGGCGCTGGCTCGAGAAGAGCACCAGGTTGGCAGTCTTGCCCGGACGAGGCGGAGGTAGGGGCCATAGGGGCGAGCCCAAGCAAAGGCCCTGTTGTAGCCCATGTACCGGCTGGCTGCGATGTCTGGCCTGGAGGCGAGCGCGTGGTCACTCGTGGCGAAGGCACTCCTTGGCGGCCTCCAGCTGCTCAGGACGACCACTCGCGGTGGATGCCGAGCCGGAGTGAGAACACTGGCAGAGTGCATCGGCCCATCGCCCCGAGCTTCTGAAAGGCAGGCCTTGCGCCcgagaggaggtggaggtggtcACCAGAGGCCATGCCCGGGCAGTTCCGGGGTTCTGCTTCCGGTGGCATTTTTTATTGTCGGATTTGACAAGTTTGTGAATGATGCGGGAGCGCTAGAAGGAAAAAACTATAGCCAGAACGACAGCTACATTTCTGGGGATGTCCGCGAAACTGCAAGAATCCATTTGTGGAATGGTGTGATTTGCTGGTAACAATCTATGTTTAGTGCACTGGCATGCATGCCTATTTATATTCTCCTGCGATGATTTGTGTTAGTATCCATTCTAGCCCAAGGCATGAATTTGTGGACAGCATCACTTTGTACCCAGCTAGAAGCGTGAAACACATGGTGGGACATTTCCATCTGATTAATGCGGTGGAACCCTATTACATGTCGAGCATCACGACATGAGCAAAGTCTTTAGGGGAGTACATCAAATTATGACCATTAACCTTActaagagatcgttcgaaggaTGAGATTGGTTTGAATGATCTCGAAAGCAAAGTAAATACATATATTTGGGCAAAAAAAGCttcaagtgtcaaaagttggtaTAAAGGACACTTAGTgctaaaacttacaaaagtgccactttttatgaaaaaatgagacacttgagtgtcatatcCAGTAAGTCTCGCTTAAATCCTACATggtattttattattaattttctcgctTTGGTAAGCCTCGCCGGAAATCTTAcatgatatttatttatttattaatttttcagcCATTATTTCGTAGGAATGCTGAATCAGCAAAACATACACACAAAAAACGCTGCTTTggcataatttaaattttaatataatataaaaattaattaaattaaatttaaaactaataataataataataatttattatattaaaaaaaaaaaaaacggaggaggaggaggagggaggatgGAAGGCACGCCGGCGGTTGAGGGGCTGAGGCCCACGCCATCACCTCCTCCCCGCTGTTGTTGAAAGGTTGGGGAGGGCCGACTAGCCACCGAGCCTTGGGGCGAGGGCGGCCCAAGCTTGGTGCCCCTACTGACCTCCCCCACCTTCTCGGCGATggagggaggcggcggcggcagcggtggcAGGGCTGAGCCCTTTAGCCGCCACAtacttccctcctcctccttcctattttttaaataaataaataaataaataaataaatttaaattaattaattattatgttaaaattcaattatacaAAAATGATATCGTTTTGTGTACGACTCTCGGGAATTGCCACGCCCGACTTAGTCGGATTTTCTCGCGGCTGGCGATCCagaagtgatccattttgcttcgattttggcgGCAAGATcactttcgtaatttttgacatttgggaagtgtccatttgtgctgACCTTTTTAACACTAGGGGTCCAGGTATCcatatatttgatatattcaaaTGTAAGCAGGTTAGTGAAAGAAGAgatgcatttctttcttttttttttttcttttttttttttaagagtttTTATGTGGTATTGAGATCTAGAAATGGGAAATTGCCTTCCATCTCTTCCTTGTCCTCCAACAAATTTGTTCTTGCCGTGATGTCGGACAATTTCAACGGATCCGTCTAATCAAAGGACATTTTCTCACCCATGTGTTTCTATCTAACGGACAAGTGATGCCGTCCCGACGTAGTTTGCACAATTTGTCCATGCTTCTATATAGTAAGTCAACAAgcaatcaaaatttcaaatcttaaaaGTGCATCTCCACGACGGAAAACTAATGGACTTTCCGTAAAttattgttctttgttttttttggtgaccgagGATCTATTTTTCCCTTGTCGGCTTACACTGATTCAGTATTCCGTGACTATACCCCGGGGCAGGCCCAGACAACACCACCGCCATGCACCCACTTAAATCACGTAGCTGATTAGAGAGTTTGAAGCCAGAACCTCCGAGGAGGAAAGGCAAGCTTCAACCACCTCAGCCATGTGTGGGTGGTTCCGTAAATTATTGTTGGAAGTTAAAGATCTTACTTTGAAGGATAAAGATTTATGAATCAATCTTCAGTTATGATAACATTCTGATTTTTCATGTAACTATTATCTATTTTGTGGTCAGTTTGAAAACTATCATTAATTAAATCGGCACATCAATTTGAATATATCTTCTGTTGAATGATAGTGTAGATAAATCTTGACATGATGAAGATGTTCATTTTTTATAGTCATTAgcaattaagataaaaaaataatataactaacacaaaattaattaaatactaaGTAGGTCATTATAGACTATGTCATTAATCAAGTTGACGCATTAATTATATCTAACATGTATAGCCAGCCTATCTCATACATTGTGAACGAATGCAACGTTGTATTTTATTGCTTCTATCCTAAGAGTAAGTTTTGATTGGTATCATGAATTAGTTTGGAACTTCATTgtaagaatttttttctctccaacTAGCGCTAGCAAAATGGGTAACACAGTTTCAAGAGGCCCAATGTTGTatgggtaattttttttttttaaatccatatCCCTAAAAAATATGAGATCATACTATAGATAACACTTGGAACAGTTATTCCATATGACACGCCACATGTGGCAAATGTACCACCACAAGGTAAAGTTAGGTTCCACGTGGCAAGTATTTGGTGAATATTATCTCAGTTCTAACTTATATAATCGAATGATGGGCCAATGGACACCCTCCTCGAGAGACCTTTCTTgggtgcatttgatatttttctaatattttaatattagacGAGATACATTTTTTTGAAGCTTATTTTCAAGAGTTTTTATGTATTGAGatctagaaattgaaattgcattttcatagTCACAAACTTAGTGTAATAGTTTAGAAAAGATTAAATGCACCCCAGAAATCTGTCGtactaaataaataatacttagTTTGAAATATACATTTGTTAATTACACAAATAAATGCATTATTTATCCATCAATTCAAAATagtttaaaataatttcaaCAACAACTTATTTTGTATTACTCGAATAAACTTCACTAGATATTCGCTATATTCAAATaacaacaaattaataaaaacaaattgCAGCTTAATTTGAAGCATgtgtttgcattttatttagTGTTGCTCCTTCTTTAAAAACGTACATATTTCATATACATCTTATTCACGAATCCATAATCTGGTACTGACATGAATTGACTTGAACTAAAAGCGCTATATCGTCACTTTGGCACGTCTAGCAAAGAATACTAATCTTTATGGTAACACTACTGGCTAAGGATCATCAACCCGATCAATCCAAGCATACGTGGAGGAGTCTCTCCACCTACAACTACCTAGCTGAGTCAAAGGCACAATAGGCCACTGGGTATATCGTGGCATGCAACTCAATGTTCAAGACCAAAGTTTCATTGCATTGTTTGTTCTCTGTTTAGGATGTCCAAGAAATGGCGAAAGGTCAAGATGCAGCTAGAGAGAAGTACCcccataatttaattaatagttATTTCGCCAAGGATCATTTGGAAGGGAAGGACAATTAGATGTTCCAAATCCTCCAACTAGAAAACCGGCAATATAAAAACCGAACTTTTTGGGGAGTTGCTGTTGGGGTGCCTGAGGCACTAGTTGCTGCAAATAACTATGACATCAACCAGAATGCCCAGAACCTCTATGCTAAGCCACAACCAATCAAATGCTAAAGTGTAACAAACTGGGCCACATCGTTCAAGCGACTGCCCACAACGGAAGAAGGCCAATGTTGTCAAGTACAACAAATGACATATACGAAAGATGGCTGGGTggatgaagaagaagtggaGGACAAAGAAGGCAAGCATGTCGACTGCATCGTTAGACAACTATTGCTTGCTACAAAGAGGACACCTAGAGGAATAAT of the Eucalyptus grandis isolate ANBG69807.140 chromosome 10, ASM1654582v1, whole genome shotgun sequence genome contains:
- the LOC120288763 gene encoding xanthotoxin 5-hydroxylase CYP82C2-like → MAPTSASSGQDCQPGALLEPAPSGRCARSGTPRSAPYQGAVASTPGSGVAISEKLEHMTFNMNLRMISGNRYEDEEFEEVGSDAWRFKTAMNKALGLSGRSVLSDAIPWLGWLDFQGQVRSMKETGPGARLRAREVAETTPGEEIKQRVSNPGILTGTESTSITITWALSSSSQPPGRSSNLPNRSSMPSSGKTNGSKIAKETRVWAKPDEFRPERFLKEQEEVDLKIRTSCLFRSDSGSEVLPRIHAGVAGFQVTPEEGATVDMEEGSGIALPKVKPLRSCTGSRAFRFIYENL